Below is a genomic region from Bacillales bacterium.
GAAACTTTCAGGGGGCGAACAGATGGTTAAATTAGGTTCACACGTGTCGATGAGCGGTGACAAAATGCTGCTTGCGGCTAGTGAAGAAGCATGTTCCTACGGTGCCAACACGTTTATGGTGTATACCGGTGCACCGCAAAACACCCGCAGAAAAGCGATTGAGAAATTGAACATCGAAGCGGGGAAAGAACATATGCAGCAAAACGGCATCGATGAAATCGTCGTACATGCCCCGTATATCATTAACATCGGGAATACGACGAAACCGGCAACATTCAAGCTCGGTGTTGATTTTCTGCGTTCGGAAATTGAGCGTACGGAAGCGATCGGCGCACGGCAGATCGTGCTTCATCCCGGAGCGCATGTCGGCGCGGGCGAAGATGCGGCGATCGCTAAAATCATTGAAGGATTGAACGAGGTGCTCACGCCGGAAACCAACGTGCAAATCGCTTTGGAAACGATGGCCGGCAAAGGTTCGGAGTGCGGAAAAACATTCGAGGAATTGGCGAAAATCATTGACGGTGTCACGTATAATGATAAACTATCCGTTTGTTTTGACACATGCCATACTCATGATGCGGGATACGACGTGAAAAACGATTTTGACGGCGTTTTGCGCAAATTTGACGAGGTTATTGGTGTTGACCGCATTCGCGTGCTTCATATTAACGACAGTAAAAACGAGAAGGGCGCTCGAAAGGACCGTCACGAAAATATCGGTTTCGGCCATATCGGTTTCGATGCCTTGAATTACATTGTCCATCACGACACGTTCAAGACGATACCGAAAATTCTCGAAACGCCGTACGTCGGTCCAGACAAACGTAATCGCAAACCGCCTTACGAATTGGAAATCGCAATGTTGAAGCAAAAATCTTTCGATGATCAATTGCAAAACAAACTCATTGGGGCATGAGATTCATGCCTCTTTTTTTATGCCGTTTTGTTAAAGAAACTGTTGGAACAACGCCTGAATTTTTTTAGCGATGGCCGGATCGACTTCTGCGGAAATTTCCTGCAAAATTTGTTTTCGCTGCCTGTCGTCGGCGATGTTAATTTGATGACGGCGCAAAATGGCGGTAATTTGTTCCGCTTGCCGCGGCGTGATCGATAAATCGTATTGTTTGGCTAATTGCAACAATTGTTCGGGAGTCAAATGATTCAGTTTCTGATTAATCATTTGCTTAATGAATCCGTTCATGCTTTCACTCCTTCGCTTCCGGTGAGATTCAACGGAATACTGTATGAGGGGCAAACGTTATTCGTGCACGTTCCACATGATTTTGAGGAAAACGGCGCAAACTAACAAGGAAAGGAGTGTATGCACATGCCGATCGTGAAATGCAACGTTTCGAATTGCGTTTACTGGGAGGAAGGCAACCACTGCAACGCTGATGCTATTCTCGTCGAAATCGACAGCCATGCGGAAAATTCTTATACGATGTCATCGTCCGGTCGGCTCATCGGTGCTGCTGATCACCGTGATATCGCTGAGGAAGTGTCGCAAACATGCTGTCATACGTTTGATCCCATCGATTAACAATCACCGGATGCAATTATTGTCATCATATTCTCGTGCCGTTGAGTCATACTAAGAGTGCTCCTCACGCAAGGAAAGCGAGGGATTGGCGAATGGATGATTATCGCAACTATGATGAACATGTCAATGACCGATCAGATTATCTTGAAGAAACGGCAACCGAAACGACCCCAGTCGCAAGAGGTTGGGGCGTAACTGAAAACGATACCGAAATCGACAAGGATAATCGTGGGGAGCAGGGCAATCGAGGAACGCAAGCCGGTGTCAATTACGGAACAGGCTACGGAATTTTGGCCCTTATTCTTTCCGTATTGGCATTCTTCTTTTTGCCTATCGTCATGGGTGGAGCCGGAATCGTCATCGGCTTCATCGCGCGTGCCAAAGGAGCCAACACCTGGGGCGCATGGGCCATAGGTGTCGGTATCGCAGCCATCGTCATTAGTCTGTTTGCCGCACCTTTTGTATAACGAAAGAAAACGGGATGTCCAGCAGTGGGCATCTCGTTTTTTATGCTTTATAATGGGGAAGGAAATCGGTTGGGAGGGATTGACATGGAGGTTCTCAAAGCTATCCGAACGCGCAGATCGATCGGTAAAGTATCGGAACGGACGCCGGAAAAGGAACACATTCAGACAATGCTTGAAGCGGCCAGGTGGGCACCGAATCACCATAAAACGGAACCGTGGCATTTTTATGTGTTGACCGGAAAAGGAAGGGACCGACTCGGAGAAGTGTACGGACAAATTAACGTTGAAAAAATTCACGATCCGTCGGCAGACGAAAAGAAACAAGCGATAGAAGCAGGATTGCAAAAAGCACGGCGGTCCCCGGTAGTGATCGTCGTAACGGTGGAACCTGCCGAAGGGGCAATGATCGAACCGATCGAAGAAATTGCGGCGGCTTCTTGTGCTGTCCAAAACGTTTTGCTTGTCGCCCATGATCTCGGGTTGGCGGTGAAATGGCGGACAGGAAAACCCGCTTTTCATCCATATATGAAACAAGTGTTCAACGTATCGGAAAACGGCAGCGTGCTCGGGTTTTTGTATGTCGGTTATCCGGAAGAGGAACCGAAACCGCCCGGAAAAAAACCGTTGCATGAGTACGTGACATGGCATGAAAACTAAATAAAAAGAAGCTTGGCACCGTTGAGGCGTCAAGCTTCTTGTTTTTGTTTCTCGTAATGTTCTTCAGCAAGTTTGTCGACTTCTTTTTTCAATTCGTCGACCAAGGTTTCTTCCGGTACTTTGCGTATGATCTCCCCGTGCCGGAACAACAAGCCTTGCCCTTTGCCGCCGGCAATGCCGATATCCGCTTCACGGGCTTCACCCGGTCCGTTGACGGCGCATCCGAGTACTGCCACTTTGATTGGAGCTTTGATTGTGGAAATGTATTCTTCTACTTCGTTGGCGATCTTGATCAAATCAATCTCGATTCGTCCGCACGTCGGACAAGAAATCAACGTCGCCGCATTAGCCGCGAGTCCGAACGTTTTCAGCAGTTCGCGCGCCACTTTCACTTCTTCAACGGGATCGGCGCTCAGCGAGACG
It encodes:
- a CDS encoding DUF2624 domain-containing protein, with protein sequence MNGFIKQMINQKLNHLTPEQLLQLAKQYDLSITPRQAEQITAILRRHQINIADDRQRKQILQEISAEVDPAIAKKIQALFQQFL
- a CDS encoding nitroreductase; translation: MEVLKAIRTRRSIGKVSERTPEKEHIQTMLEAARWAPNHHKTEPWHFYVLTGKGRDRLGEVYGQINVEKIHDPSADEKKQAIEAGLQKARRSPVVIVVTVEPAEGAMIEPIEEIAAASCAVQNVLLVAHDLGLAVKWRTGKPAFHPYMKQVFNVSENGSVLGFLYVGYPEEEPKPPGKKPLHEYVTWHEN
- a CDS encoding deoxyribonuclease IV, with translation MVKLGSHVSMSGDKMLLAASEEACSYGANTFMVYTGAPQNTRRKAIEKLNIEAGKEHMQQNGIDEIVVHAPYIINIGNTTKPATFKLGVDFLRSEIERTEAIGARQIVLHPGAHVGAGEDAAIAKIIEGLNEVLTPETNVQIALETMAGKGSECGKTFEELAKIIDGVTYNDKLSVCFDTCHTHDAGYDVKNDFDGVLRKFDEVIGVDRIRVLHINDSKNEKGARKDRHENIGFGHIGFDALNYIVHHDTFKTIPKILETPYVGPDKRNRKPPYELEIAMLKQKSFDDQLQNKLIGA
- a CDS encoding DUF1540 domain-containing protein, with translation MPIVKCNVSNCVYWEEGNHCNADAILVEIDSHAENSYTMSSSGRLIGAADHRDIAEEVSQTCCHTFDPID
- a CDS encoding DUF4190 domain-containing protein; the protein is MDDYRNYDEHVNDRSDYLEETATETTPVARGWGVTENDTEIDKDNRGEQGNRGTQAGVNYGTGYGILALILSVLAFFFLPIVMGGAGIVIGFIARAKGANTWGAWAIGVGIAAIVISLFAAPFV